The genomic segment AAGATAAAACCGTGTCTCCCATATGTAAACGTCtctctatatatatgtccATCAGCATTGCGAACCTGTCCGCAAACCGTCCGTCGACAGTCGACGGAGGGTCTCACGAAAAACAAATTAAGGTTTATGCAGCGCCCGAACTAACAGAGCGATCCAATTGGGTTGCAGGAGGCAACTGCCCCGAGGGCTGTGCGGACGCCTGCATTTTCGTTTCTTTTTCGGTGGTTTTGCGTCTGTTTTCACGGTTCTTCCGGCAGCGCCCCGCGGCACCGCGCGTCGGAAAAGGCGGCGGTGGCGGCGTAAACGACGCGAACGCGCGCGGGAGCCGTTCGCGAAGGGCGGTTTCTCGCTCGTTTAGGGTCCCGTGCTGTCTTGCCCAACGACACAGAACTGTCCTTTTCCGAGAAGAGACAGCGTTTTGGAAAAGTTTTCCGAGTCAGGATGAGCCTCAGGATGAGCCTCAGGATGAGGATGCCGATGGTGCGGAACACCGAGAGGCACAGAGAGACAGATGGCGGCGGTGAAGACCTATGGTTGTCGGAAAGCATGTTCTTGGGAAGGACACATGGTCTGGGAGTCTTCCCGGATGGGGTGAACGATAGCGATGTGTCAACAAAAGTAGCCCGTGCCCTCTCTTGATGCGTCTATCTGTCTGTTTTCATGTTCTCTCGATGAAAAAAGCATCTGTTTAAACTTTACTCGATCACGCAATTGTTATAAATATGATTGCGTATATAAAGGCAAGGGTGTGTTTGACGCTCTTGTTCTGGCGCTGCATATAGAACCAACCAAGGGATTTACTGATGTCGGAATTGGAGGTGCAGACTAGTAGAAGGGCTTCGGCCGTGGGCCTCGATGCTCTCTCGGGCAAGACCATGTCGATCAACGTCAACGATCCAAAGTACGCTCTCATGGACCCCGGCACGCAGCCTAACCAATATTTCAAAGCTAAAATGTCGCCTTTCCGATACGCGGTGAGGCAGTACTTGAAACCATACACAAACAAACAGTCACTTCAATTGTTCAGCTGGCAGCAGAGACTCAGAACCCCCGGCAGGGACAGTTTCTTCAAGTACACTTCGTTGATGGGGTCGCACACTTTCTACGTCCTTTGCATCCCCATGCCGCCGTGGTTGGGCCACTACGAGCTGGTCAAGGACCTCGTTTACTTGCTGGGATACTCGATTTATATCAGTGGCTTCCTTAAGGACTACTGGTGTCTGCCAAGACCAATATCGCCGCCATTGAAGAGAATCACGCTCTCTAAGTATACCACGAGGGAGTACGGGGCACCGAGCTCGCACACTGCCAATGCAACAAGTGTCAGTATCCTGTTTTTAATCAACTGTTGGAACAACACAAGCTCGCTCTCTTTGCAGCTGAGGTTGCTGATCACGCTCTCGATCTTCGGCTACTATATCACTTTAGTCGCCGGCAGGGTGTACTGCGGCATGCACGGGCTCCTGGACCTGTTCACAGGTGCTTTCTGCGGTGTGGTATGTGTCGTGGGGAGGAGAGTAGCGCAATATGTTTTAAAGGATTTCGACGTCGGCAAACAGAACATATGGTACCCAGTGTTCAGTATACTGTTTGCCAACACTTTGCTTTTCAACCACGTAAAATCAATCGATCCATGTCCGTGTTTCGAAGACTCTGTCGCCTTCATTGGCGTTGTCAGTGGCATCGAATGTGGGGACTGGTTCATTCATAGGTACGCGTTCAATTACGTGTTCCACACAGGCGGTGCTTCTAATGCACCA from the Tetrapisispora phaffii CBS 4417 chromosome 9, complete genome genome contains:
- the TPHA0I00780 gene encoding phosphatase PAP2 family protein (similar to Saccharomyces cerevisiae LCB3 (YJL134W) and YSR3 (YKR053C); ancestral locus Anc_1.217), which translates into the protein MSELEVQTSRRASAVGLDALSGKTMSINVNDPKYALMDPGTQPNQYFKAKMSPFRYAVRQYLKPYTNKQSLQLFSWQQRLRTPGRDSFFKYTSLMGSHTFYVLCIPMPPWLGHYELVKDLVYLLGYSIYISGFLKDYWCLPRPISPPLKRITLSKYTTREYGAPSSHTANATSVSILFLINCWNNTSSLSLQLRLLITLSIFGYYITLVAGRVYCGMHGLLDLFTGAFCGVVCVVGRRVAQYVLKDFDVGKQNIWYPVFSILFANTLLFNHVKSIDPCPCFEDSVAFIGVVSGIECGDWFIHRYAFNYVFHTGGASNAPLNILFKILTGVTCVSVWMYVISKPLLNSIAKNFENEKNMAKVDILKRFTRYFTVPVIVTVLTPFLFSKLSLI
- the TPHA0I00770 gene encoding uncharacterized protein; protein product: MYEEALEDKTVSPICKRLSIYMSISIANLSANRPSTVDGGSHEKQIKVYAAPELTERSNWVAGGNCPEGCADACIFVSFSVVLRLFSRFFRQRPAAPRVGKGGGGGVNDANARGSRSRRAVSRSFRVPCCLAQRHRTVLFREETAFWKSFPSQDEPQDEPQDEDADGAEHREAQRDRWRR